The genomic interval TCGTTGCCGAAGACGTTCATTTCACCCACGAACAAGGCGTAGATATCATTCATGATTTTAACGACATCATCGAGCGTGGTGAAAAAATTGGCGTAATTGGTGCCAATGGTGTCGGCAAAACCACCCTACTTAATGTGTTACTCGGTAAACTCACCCCGCAACAAGGCACGGTCACCCATGGCACAAAACTCAGCGTCGCCTATTTTGATCAATTACGCGACGCACTGGATGAAACACAAACCCTACGCGAGAACCTTGGTCAAGGTAAAGATTACGTCGAGATCAACGGCCAACGTAAACACATTGCTAGCTATTTACAAGATTTTCTTTTTTCTCCACAGCGCTGGCAAACGCCGGTTTCCGCGCTTTCAGGCGGGGAACGCGCTCGCCTGTTGCTGGCTAAATTATTCGCACAACCAGTCAATGTTTTGGTGCTCGACGAACCAACCAACGATTTGGATATCGAAACCTTAGAGCTGCTTGAAGAGGTACTTGATACCTACACAGGCACTGTGCTTTTGGTGAGCCACGACCGCCATTTTCTCGATGAAGTAGTGACGCGTTCTTGGGTATTTAACCAAGCCAAGGGAATAATAGAGCATGTGCCGGGTGGTTTTGACGATTGGTTACGCCAAGGTGGGCGCGTCGAACAACTTGCACCAATCAATGAAGCAGCAGACAATACTCTTAAGAAAACAGCGGCAAAAACCTCAGCGCCAGCAAACAACACCATGAAGAAAAAAACGCCAAAACTCAGCTATAAATACCAGCGCGAACTTGAGCAACTGCCTGAGCTTATTAGCGCAGCTGAAGCTGAAGTGGAGCGATTAAACACAAAAATAGCCGACCCCGCTTTTCATCAACAAGATCACGAGACGCAATCGCGCACTTATGAAACGCTACAATTTGCGCAAAACGACCTTGATGAGCTGGTGCAACGCTGGATTTTCCTCGAAGAAGGCGATGTGCCTGATGAATAATCAAGAGCGCTTCTACCCTCACTATCAACACCTTATAACCAATGACGCTTAAGGATGACACCATGAATTACGTTTCGACTCGCGGCGGCGCGTCACTGGGACAGTTTTGCGATGTTTTATTATCTGGCTTAGCG from Suttonella sp. R2A3 carries:
- a CDS encoding ATP-binding cassette domain-containing protein, with translation MSLLIAQELTLAFGLQPLLDHVSFSVKAGERIALLGRNGEGKSTLLNVLRGEQTPDDGQLTIRDGVRIAYLPQDPPNADDSTVREVVAGGLADINEQLLAYQALLDDFSVAHAAEMEQLEAQINAADGWQIDSRIDAILTQFELDGTTAMADLSGGWRRRAWLARVLVARPDVLLLDEPTNHLDLAAIAWLEQTIKQFTGAVIFVTHDRAFMHQTATRIWHLDRGRLTDVVGTYERFLRTREELLHAEAEANAKFDKKLAEEEVWIRQGIKARRTRNEGRVRALKAMRAERATRIKQQGQAKLRLDSGERSGKQVIVAEDVHFTHEQGVDIIHDFNDIIERGEKIGVIGANGVGKTTLLNVLLGKLTPQQGTVTHGTKLSVAYFDQLRDALDETQTLRENLGQGKDYVEINGQRKHIASYLQDFLFSPQRWQTPVSALSGGERARLLLAKLFAQPVNVLVLDEPTNDLDIETLELLEEVLDTYTGTVLLVSHDRHFLDEVVTRSWVFNQAKGIIEHVPGGFDDWLRQGGRVEQLAPINEAADNTLKKTAAKTSAPANNTMKKKTPKLSYKYQRELEQLPELISAAEAEVERLNTKIADPAFHQQDHETQSRTYETLQFAQNDLDELVQRWIFLEEGDVPDE